The Paraburkholderia agricolaris genome includes the window GAGAAGGGCGAGTCGAAGTGCTCTAAGGAGCAGGCCGGCTAACGGACGAGCTGAACCTCAGCGCCCGAAGGCCCGGCTGGGCGGCCCGCCAGCCCGCATTCACGGCGCATGCGATAATTTCGCTTCTCCAGCCGGTCTGTTTCGCCCGTAACCCCTTGAAAAACCTACTCGTCAGCCTCGATCAAGCCGGTGATTTCGATGAAATCATCGACGTGCGCACGCCTCTCGAATTCGCCGAAGATCACATTCCCGGCGCGCTGAATGCGCCTGTGCTGAGCAACGAAGAGCGTGTCCTGGTCGGCACGACCTACAAGCAGGTTTCGCCGTTCGAAGGCACGCGGATCGGCGCGGCGCTGGTGGCGCGCAACATCGCGCACCATCTGGAAACGACGTTTGCCGACCGGCCGCGCAACTGGCGGCCGCTGATCTACTGCTGGCGCGGCGGAAAGCGCTCGGGTTCGGTCACGACGCTCTTCAATATGATCGGCTGGCCGGCTCGCCAACTGGACGGCGGTTATAAAACCTACCGGCGCGCGACGCTGGACACGCTCGACGCGTTGCCGAAACAGTTCAGGTATATCGCACTGGTCGGCCCGACGGGCAGCGGCAAGACGCGTCTGCTCGAAGCGCTGCATCAGGCGGGCGCGCAAACGCTGGACCTCGAAGCATTGGCGGCGCATCGCGGCTCGCTGCTGGGCGCATGGGCGGGTGTCGCACAGCCGTCGCAAAAGCGCTTCGACACGTTGCTGGTGTGCGCCCTGCGCGGCTTCGATCCCAAGCGGCCGGTTTTCGTCGAAGCGGAGAGCCGGCGGATCGGTTCGATTATGCTGCCGCTCGCGCTGCTCGACACGTTTCACCAGGCCGCCTGCGTCGACGTGCTGTCGAGCCACGAAGACCGCGCGGCGTTCCTGCTGCACGACTATGCGCATCTGTTCGACGACCCCGAAGCATTGAAAGCGCAACTGCAGAAGATGATCGGTTTGCATAGCCGCGAACGTGTCATGGGCTGGCAACGGCTCGTCGACGAAAATGGCCGCGTGGAGCTTGCTCGCGAGTTGATCGAACGGCACTACGATCCGGCCTACGCGCGCAGCAGCCATCAACATTTCGTCTGCCTGCCGGACGCGCTGCCAATTCATTTCCGGCCCAATGATGCCGATGTCGTTGAACAGGCCAAAGCACTGCTTGCGCAACTCGATCACAGCGCGCTCGCTGTGAGCTGATCAAAAAAACTAACGCTAAGACCATCATGCAATCAACCCTTCGACAGCCCCGCGTCGCCCTTGGCTGGATCGTGTTTCTGCTGATCGCCGTCGTCGGCCTCTTCTACGTGAAGTGGTTCCCGTACTACAACCGCGCCTTCGTTGCCGCGAGCCAGCACTCCATCGGCAAGTCGATCCTGATGGGCACGTCCTCGAGCGCCCCGGCGGCATCGTGGCAGGCGGCCATCGATTACGCGCTGGCCTACGGTAAGGCGATCTGGCAAGCCATGGTGCTTGGCCTTCTGCTGGGCTCGGCGGTGCAGGCGCTGATTCCGCCGCAGTGGGTCGCGCGTGCGCTCGGCCGGACCGACTTCAGCAGCGTGGTGAAGGGTGGCCTGATGTCGTTGCCGGGCATGATGTGCACGTGCTGCGCGGCGCCGGTCGTGGCCGGTTTGCGCGCCCGCCAGGCGGCGCCGGGCGCGGCGATCGCGTTCTGGCTCGGTAACACCGCTCTCAACCCGGCCACGCTGATCTTCATGGGTTTCGTGCTCGGCTGGCAATGGATGGGCTTGCGGCTCGCCCTGGGCCTCGTGACGGTGTTCGGGCTCGGCTATCTGGTGAACCGGATGGTGACGCCGAAAGAAGCCGAAGCCTCGCGCGAAGCGATGGCGCAACTCGTCACCACCGACAATCCGGGCACCGCGTTCACACGCTGGGTGAAAATCCTCGGCACCATGACGCTGCGGCTGATTCCTGAATACATCGTGCTGGTGCTGATTCTCGGCGCGGCGCGGGCATGGCTGTTTCCGCACATTGGACCTGGCATCGACAACAGCCTGCTGTGGATCGTCGCTTTGTCGATTGCCGGCACCTTGTTCGTGATCCCGACCGCGGGCGAAGTGCCGATCATCCAGGCCATGCTGTCGTTCGGCATGGCCGCCGGCCCGGCCGGCGCGTTGCTGATGACGTTGCCGCTGATCAGCGTGCCGTCCATGGCGATGCTCGGCCGCTCATTTCCGAAGCGCGTGCTGACGGTGGTCGCACTCGCGGTTGTGGTTTGCGGAGTGGTCAGCGGCTTGCTGGCTATCGCATTGGGGTTTTAAGGCATGAAACGCATTGCAGCATTCGCCGCGACGAGCTGGTCAGCCGCGGCCCTTCTTTACTTCGGACAGCATTCGGTAGCGCTGATCGTGGTCAGCGGGGTGGTCGCGCTGGCCGGCTTCGATCTGTTCCGGCCGTAAAGCGCGATACGTTCGTGTGGCCAGCCGGATTCTTCGGCGCCGCGCCGACACGCAACCTACGTTGAACGAATCGCCGCCGACTCGAGCACCATCCTGCGCCGCGCACCGATCAGCGCGGCGAGCGCGGTGCCAATCCCCAACGCGAACAGGCACGCCGTAGGCACCAGCATCGGCGCGACCTGACTGTGCGCCACCTTGCCGACGTAAGGCATCAGATTCTGTCCGGCAAAGCCGCCCAGATTGCCGATCGCGTTGATCGCCGCCACGCTCGCCGCGGCTCTTGCGCCAGAAAAGAAGCGCGGGGGCAACGACCAGAAACATGGATAGAGCAACGGAATGCACGCCCCGCCCAGACATAGCGCGGCAAAGCGCAACGACGCGGTCGGCAACACGAGGCTCGACGCGAAGCAAACAACGCCGATGCCGGCCACCCCGCTCATCGCCTTCAGCACGACGCGCTCACGTTTGAGCTTACCGGGCAGCCACAGCAGAAGCAGTGTCGCGAGCGCCCACGGAATCATGTTCAACACACCGTTAAGCGACGACGATACGCCATCGCTTTTCAGCAGCGTCGGCATCCAGTAAGTCACGCCGTACAACGACGTCGACATCAACATGTATGTCAGCGCGAACATGAGAACCTTCGGATCGAGCAGCGCACCCCAAGGCCGGCTCGATTTGGCGTCCTCCGACGCTTCCCGCTTCAGCGCGGCGACGACGACATCCTTCTCCTGCTGCGAGAGAAACGGCGCGTCCTGCACTGAATTCGGCAAGAACTTGAGCGCGACAAACGCAATCAGAATGGCGGGAATACCGGTGGCGATAAACACCCACTGCCAACCCGCAAAGCCCCATGTACCGCCCAACGTCAGCAGAAGACCGCCCACCAGCGAGCCCAGCATGTTGGCGAGCGAACTGCCCAGCGTGAAGAAGCCCAGCACTTTGGTGCGATAGCTTTGTGGGAACCACTGCGTCAGGTAGTAGATGACGCCGGGATAAAAACCGGCTTCGGCCACACCCAGTGCGAAGCGAAACGAATAGAAGACGGGCAGCGAACGCGCGAATGCCATCAGTACCGTGACCACGCCCCAGGTCATCATGATGCGGGCGAGCCAGGTCCGCGCGCCGAAACGATGCAGCGCCAGCGTGCTGGGCACCTCGAAAATGAGGTAGCCGATGAAGAAAAGCGAAGCCCCCAGCCCGTATGAAGCTTCCGTCATGCCAAGGGCATGCACCATCTCCAGCTTGGCGAAACCGACGTTCTGGCGGTCGATAAACGAAATCAGAAACATGACGATCAGCAGCGGCATCAGCCGCCACGCCATCTTCTTCATTACCTGCTGCTCAAATCCTGCCTGCGTAGACATGTCCGCTCCGATTTTCTCGCCGGCCGCCGTCGACGCTCGTCAGGCGGCAGGTCAGCCGCTACGTCTAGGGAAAGTGAGGGAACGGCC containing:
- the mnmH gene encoding tRNA 2-selenouridine(34) synthase MnmH; protein product: MKNLLVSLDQAGDFDEIIDVRTPLEFAEDHIPGALNAPVLSNEERVLVGTTYKQVSPFEGTRIGAALVARNIAHHLETTFADRPRNWRPLIYCWRGGKRSGSVTTLFNMIGWPARQLDGGYKTYRRATLDTLDALPKQFRYIALVGPTGSGKTRLLEALHQAGAQTLDLEALAAHRGSLLGAWAGVAQPSQKRFDTLLVCALRGFDPKRPVFVEAESRRIGSIMLPLALLDTFHQAACVDVLSSHEDRAAFLLHDYAHLFDDPEALKAQLQKMIGLHSRERVMGWQRLVDENGRVELARELIERHYDPAYARSSHQHFVCLPDALPIHFRPNDADVVEQAKALLAQLDHSALAVS
- a CDS encoding permease, which encodes MQSTLRQPRVALGWIVFLLIAVVGLFYVKWFPYYNRAFVAASQHSIGKSILMGTSSSAPAASWQAAIDYALAYGKAIWQAMVLGLLLGSAVQALIPPQWVARALGRTDFSSVVKGGLMSLPGMMCTCCAAPVVAGLRARQAAPGAAIAFWLGNTALNPATLIFMGFVLGWQWMGLRLALGLVTVFGLGYLVNRMVTPKEAEASREAMAQLVTTDNPGTAFTRWVKILGTMTLRLIPEYIVLVLILGAARAWLFPHIGPGIDNSLLWIVALSIAGTLFVIPTAGEVPIIQAMLSFGMAAGPAGALLMTLPLISVPSMAMLGRSFPKRVLTVVALAVVVCGVVSGLLAIALGF
- a CDS encoding MFS transporter, giving the protein MSTQAGFEQQVMKKMAWRLMPLLIVMFLISFIDRQNVGFAKLEMVHALGMTEASYGLGASLFFIGYLIFEVPSTLALHRFGARTWLARIMMTWGVVTVLMAFARSLPVFYSFRFALGVAEAGFYPGVIYYLTQWFPQSYRTKVLGFFTLGSSLANMLGSLVGGLLLTLGGTWGFAGWQWVFIATGIPAILIAFVALKFLPNSVQDAPFLSQQEKDVVVAALKREASEDAKSSRPWGALLDPKVLMFALTYMLMSTSLYGVTYWMPTLLKSDGVSSSLNGVLNMIPWALATLLLLWLPGKLKRERVVLKAMSGVAGIGVVCFASSLVLPTASLRFAALCLGGACIPLLYPCFWSLPPRFFSGARAAASVAAINAIGNLGGFAGQNLMPYVGKVAHSQVAPMLVPTACLFALGIGTALAALIGARRRMVLESAAIRST